The sequence ACGCGCTCGACATCGGGCAGGCGATCATCGAAGTGCTCGAAGCCCCGCGCGAGGCCGTCCACAACGAGGCCTTCAACATCGGCAGCACCCAGCAGAACTACCGGGTGCGCGAGATCGCGGAGATCGTGGCGGAGGCGTTCCCGGGCTGCAAGCTGTCTTTCGGCGAGAACGGGGCCGACAACCGCAGTTACCGGGTGAACTTCGACAAGATTCACGCGGCGCTGCCGAACTTCCGCTGCGCGTGGGACGCCCGGCGCGGGGCCCAGCAGCTCGCGGCCCTCTTCGAGCGGATCGACCTCCAGGCCACCGACTTCGAGTCGCGGGGCTACACCAGGCTCAAGCAGCTCGAATACCTGCTGCGGACCGAGCAGATCGACCACGACTTCTACTGGAAGGCCGCCCCGGTGCCCCAGCCCGTCCTCGAAGGGAGGGGCGCGTGATTTTCACCGAGACCAAGCTGAAGGGTGCCTTCATCATCGACCTAGAGGTCCGCGAGGACGAGCGCGGGGGATTCGCGCGCACCTTCTCGCAAGACGAGTTCGCCGCGCACGGCCTGAAGGTGGACGTGGTGCAGGCGAACCTGAGTTACAACCACAAGGCGGGGACGCTGCGCGGGATGCACTACCAGCTCCCGCCCGCCGCCGAGACGAAGCTGGTGCGCTGCACGCGGGGCGCGATCCTCGACGTGATCGTGGACCTGCGGGAAGACTCACCCACCTACCTCCAGCACATCGCGGTCGAGCTGACCGCCGAGAACCGCCGGGCGCTGTACGTCCCCGAGCTGTTCGCGCACGGGTACCAGGCCCTGACCGACGGGGCGGAGGTCGTGTACCAGGTCAGCGAGGCGTACACCCCCGGCTACGAGCGGGGGCTGCGTCACGACGACCCGCAGTTGGGCATCCAGTGGCCGATGCCGGTGACGGTCATCTCGGCGAAGGACCAAGCTTGGACGCTGCTCTCTGAGCGTGAAGGGGTGACGACATGATCATCGTGGATACCGCCCTGCGCCGCCGCGAGGCCGAGGGGCGACCGGTCAAGGTGGCGATGATCGGCGCCGGGTTCATGGGACGGGGCGTCGCCAACCAGATCGTCAACTCGGTGCCGGGGATGGAGCTCGTCGCCGTTTCCAACCGCACCGTCGCCAGCGCCGAGCGGGCGTATACCGAGGCGGGGCGGACCGACTTCGTGCGGGTGGAGACGCAGGAGGGGCTTGAGGACGCGATTCGCCGCGGCCAGCCCGCCGTGACGGAAGACGCCCTGCTGCTGTGCCGCTCCGAGCAGGTCGATTGCGTGATCGACGTGACGGGCGACGTGGAGTTCGGGGCACAGGTGACGCTGGAGGCCATCGCGCACGGGCGGCACATGGTGACGATGAACGCCGAACTCGACGCGACGGTGGGACCGCTTCTCAAGCGGAAGGCCGACGCGGCGGGCGTGATCCTGACGGCGGCGGACGGTGACCAGCCGGGCGTGCAGGCGAACCTCTACCGCTTCGTGAGGAGCATCGGCCTCACGCCGCTGGTGTGCGGGAACATCAAGGGCCTGCAAGACCCCTACCGCACGCCGACGACGCAGAAGGCCTTCGCCGAGCGCTGGGGCCAGAACGTCAACATGGTGACGAGCTTCGCGGACGGCACCAAGATTTCCTTCGAGCAGGCCATCGTGGCGAACGGGACCGGGATGCGGGTCGAGAAGCGTGGGATGCGCGGCACCGAGTTCCCCGGCCACGTGGACGAGCTGACGAAGATGTACGACGTGGACGAGCTGCGGCGCCTGGGCGGCGTGGTGGACTACACGGTGGGCAGCAAGCCCGGCCCCGGCGTCTTCGTGCTCGCCACCCACGACGACCCCAAACAGCGCCACTACCTCAACCTCTACAAGCTCGGCGAGGGGCCGCTGTATTCCTTTTACACGCCCTACCACCTCTGCCACTTCGAGGTGCCTCTCTCGGCGGCGCGGGTGGTGCTGTTCGGGGACGCGGTGTTGCAACCGCTCGGGGCCCCGACCGTGGACGTGATCGCCACCGCGAAGACCGATCTGCCCGCCGGAACGGTCATCGACGCCCTGGGCGGGTACCACACCTACGGGCAGTGCGAGAACGCGGACGTGGTGGCCTCACAGCGCCTGCTCCCGATGGGCCTCGCCGTCGGCTGCCGCCTGCGCCGGGCTGTCACGCGCGATCAGGTGCTTACGTACGACGATGTGGAGTTGCCGCAGGGCTCGCTGGCCGTGGCGCTCCGTGCCGAGCAGGACCGGTTGTTCGCGCCGCTCGCCGTGAGGTAGCGTCCAAAGCGTGTCCAGAGCGGAGGGTGGCGAAAGC is a genomic window of Deinococcus aestuarii containing:
- the rfbC gene encoding dTDP-4-dehydrorhamnose 3,5-epimerase, producing MIFTETKLKGAFIIDLEVREDERGGFARTFSQDEFAAHGLKVDVVQANLSYNHKAGTLRGMHYQLPPAAETKLVRCTRGAILDVIVDLREDSPTYLQHIAVELTAENRRALYVPELFAHGYQALTDGAEVVYQVSEAYTPGYERGLRHDDPQLGIQWPMPVTVISAKDQAWTLLSEREGVTT
- a CDS encoding NAD(P)H-dependent oxidoreductase, whose product is MIIVDTALRRREAEGRPVKVAMIGAGFMGRGVANQIVNSVPGMELVAVSNRTVASAERAYTEAGRTDFVRVETQEGLEDAIRRGQPAVTEDALLLCRSEQVDCVIDVTGDVEFGAQVTLEAIAHGRHMVTMNAELDATVGPLLKRKADAAGVILTAADGDQPGVQANLYRFVRSIGLTPLVCGNIKGLQDPYRTPTTQKAFAERWGQNVNMVTSFADGTKISFEQAIVANGTGMRVEKRGMRGTEFPGHVDELTKMYDVDELRRLGGVVDYTVGSKPGPGVFVLATHDDPKQRHYLNLYKLGEGPLYSFYTPYHLCHFEVPLSAARVVLFGDAVLQPLGAPTVDVIATAKTDLPAGTVIDALGGYHTYGQCENADVVASQRLLPMGLAVGCRLRRAVTRDQVLTYDDVELPQGSLAVALRAEQDRLFAPLAVR